TCTGCCAGGGATTCTTGCCGACGAAGACGGCCACCTCGGAGTTCTCGTAGTCGCCGGTCGTGTGACTGCCATAGAGCTCGGAGTCGACCCAGCCCTCACCGACCTTCTCCTGCGCGAGCGCGTTGGAGTAGTAGACCCCTCCCAGCGCGTGGAGCAGGCTGCGCCCGTAGGCAGCTCCGAGGTGGTTCCCCTGCCCGCCACCGGCGTAGTAGAAGATCTTGTCGCCGCCGTGCTCATCACGGATGCGGCCGAGCTTGGTCGCGATCTCGGAGATCGCTGTGTTCCAGTCGATCTCCTCGTAGTCCCCCTGGGGCGTACGGCGCAGCGGACTGGTCAGGCGGTGCGGGTTGCTCTGGTACTTGTCCAGGCGCAACGGCTTCTCGCAGGTGTAGCCCTTGGAGCTCGGATGTTCCTTGTCGCCGCGGATCTTGACCAGGCTGCGCCCGTCGAGCCGCACCTCCAGGCCGCAGTTGCTCTCACACAGGATGCAGGCGGTCTTCTGCCATTCGCTCTCGGGTGTCGCCATCGTGCTGCCTCCACTGGTCGTCGGCGGGGTCATGATCCGAGACTATGGATTATGGTGGATTCCATAGTCTAGGTACTATGACACATCCCATACGAAAGGCGGGTCGATGAGCGAGCGGCGCGGAGGCACGAAGCAGCGGATGCTGGTCAGTGCCGTCACCCTGCTCCGCGAGCGCGGATCACGGGGCGTCACCATCGACGCCGTGCTCGCACACAGCGGCGCGCCGAGGGGCTCGGTCTACCACCACTTCCCCGGCGGCCGTGAGCAGCTCGTCGACGAGGCGGCCCGATTCGCGACCGACTTCATCTCGGGGATGATCACCGACCTGGCGGCCGAGCCCACGACCGCGCTCGACCGCTTCATCGACCTGTGGGCGCAGATGCTGGTCGACACCGACTACCGCGCCGGGTGCCCGGTCGTCGGCGTGGCGATCGCCGCAGAGTCCGACAGCGACCTCGCCTCGGACGCATTCGCCACCTGGTCCGGACAGCTCGCCGAGCACTACCGGGCCGACGGCCTGACCGAGTCAGCCGCGACCACCCTCGCCACCTCGACCATCGCCGCAGTCGAGGGCGCCATCATCCTCAGCCGAGCCGAGCGCTCGACGAAACCGCTGGACGACGTACGCCGCATGCTCCACGCCTACCACGGCGCACTGGCGAGCGGAGCCGAGTCATCGTCGTGACTCGGACCGAGCGACTCGTCAACGACTGAGCACCTGCCGCGTACGGTCGTCGGCGGGCACGAAGGTCTCCAGATGCAGGCCGTTGAGGGTGACGTCGGAGGCGCTCTCGATCTGGCTGGCGACGCTGAACAGGCGCAGCACCTGGTCGCCCACCTCGATCTCGAGCGGCACGACGGGATCGACCTGAGGCCGGGCCGTAGGTGCGTCACCGACCGGATAGGCGTCCACCTCGTCGCGGAGGGCGACCAGGTCGGGGTCGCCACCGGTGTGGGTGATGCGCCGGCCGAGCTGGTGGAGCAGGTGGGCGCGCCAGACGGGCAGGTTGCGGATGCTCGCGGCGAGCCCCAGCGGGTGCAGGCAGAGCCGGATGACGTTGAGCGGCGGCTCGAGCAGGCTGGGGTCGCAGCCGGTGAGCAGCGCGTCGACGGCCCGGTTGGCGTCGACGATGTCCCAGTGGTCGTCGAGGAGCAGCGCCGGGTAGGGCGCATGGGCGTCGAGCAGGCTGCGCAGGCCCGCCATCATCGGGGCGAGCGCCTCGTCGTCGGTGGTGCGGTGGGGATAGCGAGGAGCGAACCCGCCGGCGAGCAGGAGTCGGTTCTGCTCACCCATCGGCACCGCCATCACCTCGGCCAGCCGCACGATCATCTCCGGCGTCGGCCGGGAGCGTCCGTTCTCCACGTAGCTCACGTGCCGGGTGCTCACCTCGGCCTGGGTGGCGAGGGCGAGCTGGCTCAGCGCCCGCAGCTCGCGCCAGCGGCGCAGCTCGCTGCCGATCGACGGAGACGTCATGGTCGAGATCACGCTCCGAGGCTAGTCATGCGGGTTCCCGGCGGCCATGACCTCAGAGGTTATCGACCGGTGCGGCTCCCGGGAGCGAACCTTCTTCCACACGCCACACCGAGAGAAGGAAGATCACCATGAACGACATCGTCACCCGCTACCTCGACACCTGGAACGCCACCGACGAGGCGACCCTCACCGAGCTGCTGGCGAGCCACTGGTCGGAGAGCCCGGTCTACGTCGACCCGCTCGCCGACGCCGAGGGCCGCGAGGCGATCGGGGCAACCATCCAGGCCGTGCAGGCGCAGTTCCCCGGCTTCGTCTTCTCCCAGGTGGGCAGCGTCGACAGCCACCACCGGCAGACGCGTTTCCAGTGGGGTCTCGGCCCGGCCGGCGAGGAGCCGGTGGTCATCGGGTTCGACGTGGTCGTCGTCGACGCCGACGACCGCATCCAGGACGTACGCGGCTTCCTCGACAAGGTGCCCGCCTGACCGTTCTCTCCATGACCGGCGCCGGCTCGGCGGCGTGTCTCAGCCCTGGCGAACCGTCAGGGCCTGAGACATGCTGCCGAGGTGGCCGTGCTCGTCGTGGAGCACGCTGCTGGTGACCCCGAGACCGCTCGGGCCGAAGGAGACGGCGGCGTCGAAGCCGAGCCAGCCACCGGCGGGCTCGCGTGCGAGATGGGCGGTGAGGTCGAGGTTGGGGAAGGCGACCTCACGAGGGTCGGCCCGCACGGTCATCCCGTTGATGATGTCGAGCAGGCCGGCCGTGCGGGCGAGGGCGCTGACGGGCTCGTCGTCGAGGAGAGCCACGTCGGTGCGCGCCCAGACGACCGCCCGGCCGGGCTCGGCCTGGTCT
The sequence above is drawn from the Nocardioides albertanoniae genome and encodes:
- a CDS encoding TetR/AcrR family transcriptional regulator; amino-acid sequence: MSERRGGTKQRMLVSAVTLLRERGSRGVTIDAVLAHSGAPRGSVYHHFPGGREQLVDEAARFATDFISGMITDLAAEPTTALDRFIDLWAQMLVDTDYRAGCPVVGVAIAAESDSDLASDAFATWSGQLAEHYRADGLTESAATTLATSTIAAVEGAIILSRAERSTKPLDDVRRMLHAYHGALASGAESSS
- a CDS encoding helix-turn-helix domain-containing protein — its product is MISTMTSPSIGSELRRWRELRALSQLALATQAEVSTRHVSYVENGRSRPTPEMIVRLAEVMAVPMGEQNRLLLAGGFAPRYPHRTTDDEALAPMMAGLRSLLDAHAPYPALLLDDHWDIVDANRAVDALLTGCDPSLLEPPLNVIRLCLHPLGLAASIRNLPVWRAHLLHQLGRRITHTGGDPDLVALRDEVDAYPVGDAPTARPQVDPVVPLEIEVGDQVLRLFSVASQIESASDVTLNGLHLETFVPADDRTRQVLSR
- a CDS encoding nuclear transport factor 2 family protein; protein product: MNDIVTRYLDTWNATDEATLTELLASHWSESPVYVDPLADAEGREAIGATIQAVQAQFPGFVFSQVGSVDSHHRQTRFQWGLGPAGEEPVVIGFDVVVVDADDRIQDVRGFLDKVPA